A portion of the Acidisarcina polymorpha genome contains these proteins:
- a CDS encoding efflux RND transporter periplasmic adaptor subunit, with the protein MKKEWRERYEGIGGMVVLAAVLAVSGCSKSAPAAAPEARALPVQTVTITNSPVPKSDEYTATIKSRRSATLSPQVDGNLTEILVKSGDRVKAGQRMMEIDPAKQQATLDSQVATERQKLAVYHYNEIEVERQRKLFAAGVISRDVLDQAEQSYSNSKADYQAAVSLRESQERQLGYYHIRAPFDGIVGDIPVHLGDYVSPTTMLTTVDENRDFEAYVYIPTERTSEIRNGLGINIVDTDGKLLESTKIDFVAPSVDNGLQGILVKAPLKSEIGKFRTAQLVKARVIWSTSPTATVPVLAITRIGGQAFVYVAEQGDKGTLAKQRAVTLGDTVGNDYAVLGGLKPGEKVIVSGTQFLVDGMPVQPLG; encoded by the coding sequence TTGAAAAAGGAATGGCGAGAGCGGTACGAGGGAATTGGCGGGATGGTTGTGTTGGCTGCGGTTCTTGCCGTTAGTGGTTGCAGCAAGTCCGCTCCAGCGGCTGCTCCAGAAGCGAGAGCGCTGCCGGTTCAGACGGTCACCATTACCAACTCGCCGGTTCCGAAGAGCGATGAATACACGGCGACAATCAAGTCCCGCAGGTCGGCAACTCTGAGTCCTCAGGTCGATGGAAATCTGACCGAAATTCTTGTCAAATCCGGGGATCGAGTCAAGGCTGGGCAGAGAATGATGGAGATCGACCCGGCGAAGCAGCAGGCGACGCTCGACTCTCAGGTCGCGACCGAACGGCAGAAGCTAGCCGTCTATCACTACAACGAGATCGAAGTGGAGAGGCAGCGGAAACTCTTCGCTGCCGGTGTGATTAGCCGCGATGTGCTCGATCAGGCCGAACAGTCGTATAGCAATTCGAAGGCGGATTATCAAGCAGCCGTTTCGCTGCGGGAGTCGCAAGAACGCCAGTTAGGCTACTACCATATTCGCGCGCCCTTTGACGGCATCGTCGGTGACATTCCAGTGCATCTTGGAGATTACGTCTCCCCGACGACTATGCTGACCACTGTCGACGAAAATCGCGACTTTGAAGCGTATGTCTATATTCCCACCGAGCGCACATCCGAGATACGCAACGGCCTTGGCATCAACATCGTGGACACCGATGGCAAGCTTCTGGAGAGTACCAAGATAGATTTCGTCGCGCCAAGCGTTGACAACGGTCTCCAAGGTATTTTGGTGAAGGCGCCGCTCAAATCAGAGATCGGGAAGTTTCGCACCGCGCAACTGGTAAAGGCCCGCGTCATCTGGAGCACCTCGCCGACCGCGACGGTTCCGGTACTGGCGATCACCCGCATCGGCGGACAAGCCTTTGTCTACGTCGCCGAGCAAGGCGACAAGGGCACCCTGGCCAAGCAGCGTGCGGTCACACTGGGTGACACCGTCGGCAACGACTATGCGGTGCTCGGCGGATTGAAGCCGGGTGAAAAGGTAATCGTTTCAGGAACTCAATTTCTAGTCGACGGCATGCCGGTGCAGCCTTTGGGCTGA